In Pochonia chlamydosporia 170 chromosome Unknown PCv3seq00008, whole genome shotgun sequence, the following proteins share a genomic window:
- a CDS encoding CrcB-like protein (similar to Metarhizium acridum CQMa 102 XP_007806646.1): MGFLAEDRMLFRNEWGTPTYDRVLTRAKKRNDEESASGSDSTTGIDLAAAKKAYLATKKTIPLYIGLATGFCGSFTSFSTFIRDVFLAMSNDIVAPGFGTTAQSRNGGYSFMAMLAVIITTVGLSLAGLVFGAHLAIATESIIPSIPYNVARKVLDPLFVLLGWGCWLGAVLMSIFPPHDQWRGQATFALVFAPLGCLARFYLAIYLNGKMASFPLGTFAANVLGTAVLGMAWDVAHIPSGGVIGCQVLQGVEDGFCGCLTTVSTWVAELNSLRRRHSYIYGATSVVVSFAVMVLIMGGLRWTDGWAALLC, from the coding sequence GGCTTCCTGGCAGAGGATCGCATGTTATTCCGCAACGAATGGGGAACACCCACATACGACCGAGTTCTCACGCGCGCAAAGAAACGAAACGATGAGGAGAGCGCATCTGGGTCGGATTCAACAACGGGTATCGATCTCGCAGCTGCCAAGAAAGCGTACCTTGCGACGAAGAAGACTATTCCCTTGTACATTGGACTTGCAACGGGGTTCTGTGGGAGTttcaccagcttctccacCTTCATTCGCGATGTCTttctcgccatgtccaacgACATTGTAGCACCAGGGTTTGGGACCACTGCGCAGAGTCGAAACGGTGGCTATTCATTTATGGCCATGCTGGCGGTCATCATTACGACAGTCGGCCTTTCGTTGGCCGGCCTGGTCTTTGGGGCACACCTTGCGATTGCAACAGAGTCCATCATCCCATCAATACCATACAACGTTGCTAGGAAGGTCTTGGATCCTCTGTTTGTCTTGCTAGGATGGGGTTGCTGGCTAGGTGCAGTCCtcatgtccatcttcccTCCGCACGACCAGTGGCGTGGACAGGCAACGTTTGCCCTTGTATTTGCGCCTCTTGGGTGTCTCGCCAGATTCTACCTTGCCATCTATCTGAACGGCAAGATGGCGTCGTTCCCACTAGGCACATTTGCTGCCAATGTTCTTGGGACTGCAGTTTTGGGCATGGCGTGGGACGTGGCTCACATTCCGAGTGGTGGCGTCATCGGCTGCCAGGTCCTGCAGGGCGTAGAAGACGGATTTTGTGGCTGCTTGACGACGGTGTCGACGTGGGTTGCCGAGTTGAATAGTTTAAGGAGGAGACACTCGTACATATATGGCGCGACAAGTGTTGTCGTCTCGTTTGCGGTCATGGTACTGATAATGGGAGGGTTGAGATGGACAGACGGATGGGCTGCTTTGTTGTGTTAG